The following nucleotide sequence is from Aquarana catesbeiana isolate 2022-GZ linkage group LG08, ASM4218655v1, whole genome shotgun sequence.
GAAAACGTTTTTCGCCGCTGTGAAATTTCCGGTGCCTTACAAGGTCCAATTTGTAAGAAAAATCTTTTCCACAGTCTTTCTTTTGGTTGACTATTTGGTGTCCATCAAGGCCAGAGCTAAAGACTACGTTCTGCCCACAGTCCAAAAAACCTTCCACGTTGTCCACTTGATGTTCACCATTATGGTAGCTCCCAGCTTGATGGTCCCGAATGTGGACTTCACATTCAGCAAGATTGGAAGTACCACCAAAAGTTTTTATGGAATCTGAAGACAGGCATACTCTCTCTTCATTGTCTGTTCTTTGAGGACTTGGATCTTGTGAATCAGAATCATTGCAGTCAACCCAACACGTGTTGTCTCGTTGTTCTGGTTGATGTCCATCAAGATTTGTGAAACTGGAAAACGTTTTTGAAGATATTTCTTTGTGCATTTGTTGATGCTTTGTAAGATGTGATTTACAAGCAAATATTTTCTCACATTCAGCACAAGTCCACTCCTCCTGACTGTCTATCTGCTGATTGCTAGAGCGACCAGTCAAAGATTTTGGGGTTGGTGAGGGATTCATGTGTGTTCCTTGTCCAAAAGAATTGGCCAACTTTTTGTCAAAAATCTTAACAGCTGTATTGATCTTAGTCACTGGTGTTTGAATATTTAAAGCATTTGTGTTGTACATCAAAATGTAAGTAGATGGCCACTCAGTCTGCGTTCCCTTTGTGGCTTCTGGTTGTCCACCTTGATGTGATTTGAAATCATGTCCTCTTTGAGTGCCAACAGTGTCTGTCTGCTTATTTGTTAGGGTCAGAACTCTACAATCTCCGTTACTGGCTTCTTTTTCTGTTGAATTATTTTGTGACTTACATTCAATCAAAAGTCTTTCTTTATCAACAATTTTTGTATATTGTGTTACAAAAACATTGGAGGCTTCTGACATGGGTAACAGTGTCaagctttcggcttcacagccatcTGTTAAGAAAACATGTGGAAGTTTAATATGATTGTGCATGAATTCTTCACTACCCTAAACTAAATTCAAACCATAAAAACTCAGACCATCCAAAACGAAAATAACTGCTTTGACCACTTGAcgtccgaaaggttttacccccttcataaccaaaGCATTGGCAACCAGCAaccagcactgcgctactttaattggcaattgcaacactgtacccaaatgaaagcgGCTTCAGCCTGCCTCCATCCAGGCAATGCCTTCAATGTGTTTTGCCCTGCTCCCGGGGCTTGGTCATGACTAAGCCCTGGGGGCAGAGAAAAACGCAtcgggggcatggcctggatggagcTGGGCTGAAGCCACTTTCACTTAAATTACATTCAGGCTTTGTTGGTGTGCAGCGACTGGGGGGGCTGTTCTTTCTTGACTGCACGCATTAAGCAAAGACAGTCTCTTTCCATGCCAGTACCTTCCTTCCCCAGGCTGGGTCACTGGAATTGTAGATGGCACCTGAAGCTTCCCTAATTTATGAGCACATAGTCAATTCCTCAAGCTGCATCCTGGTTGATGCACTTAAAGGGAAGACCCTCTTCCATATCCAGGTGGTCAAGCAGGTCTTGCCTAGGATGGATTATGTGATATGCTGTATTGTAAACAACCTTTGCGAGTAGAAGATATACAGTGACATAACACTGACTGGAAAGGAACTGAAAAATGCATCTTACCCAACAAGCATGGGTCTCCATCACAGTGATCTTTATCATGATGGTGGACATTCTCTGAAACATCTTCCACCTACAGAACCAAGACATGTTAGCTTTACTCTTCCACAGCATTGCCGCCACACTCCCACCAGTTCCGAATTTTAAACAGTACTGGATAACATCCCATAGTTCCCGACTttgctcacctctccagtcagcagctCAACGATCTTGTTGATGACCTCTAGTACTTTCTTGCTATTTCTCTCAGGTATCAGAGAGGGAGGATGTGGCTTTTCCGTGGGGTGACGGGTGGATGTAGCAAGGTCACCAGATATCTTCTTCACTACCATGTAGTCCTGTGTATAAAGCAATAGAGTCAGGTCACTAACCAATCTAAAAATATCAACTTACATTGgcattaaccacctcagctccaaaaggttttacccccttcatgaccaggtcattttttactacttagcactgtgctactttaactggcaattgctcggtcatgcaatgctgtacccaaacgaaatatatatcatttttttgtttcacacaaatcaagctttcttttggtggtatttgatgaccattggattttttattttttattatataaaccaaAAAATTTTGAacgaacaaaacaatatttttactttttgctataaaacatatccaataaaataaaaaataaaaaaatgtattaatttatttaggccaaaatatattctgttacacgtctttggtaaaagaaatcccaaaaagtgtatattaattggtttgcaaatAGTTTGAAAGTTATAGTGCTgccaaactatggaatatatactggtatttttattttattttttatactagcaatggcggAGATCAGCAACGTAGATTGGGACCGTGATTGTGTTGCGGTCAATCTAACACTAGCTGATGCtggctgacactgacatcaatagagacactaatacagtgatcattgctaaaatttttacactgtcactgtactaatgacattggctgggaaggggttaacatctaagggtgatcaaggagttaaatgggTTTCTAATAATGTTTACTGTGtgtgttatgtgctgcttttactaagcaatcTGTTGTTGTTAACACAGCACTCTCTTCCCTGAATgagagagctgatcagcgggtgccagcgatCAATAATTGGCCagtacccactgatcggcttgtgctgtaacaaatcacaaGACAGCCGGGGATGTGTGTGTGCCCCCTACTTGGAAGCTCTGACCAAGTATCAGATATGTGATCcagtgcagagttgccaccatgCAGCAGTATATTTGTGTGGGGCAGTCGGCAAATGGTTATTATGGAGtagcctccttctctctccttgaGGGTATAGAAGTCTCTACTTTTCTAGGAGGCCTTTTCACAAGATTTTGGGGTCTGTCTTTGGGAAGTTGTGTTCATTTAACCAAAACAGCATTTGTCTGGTCcggtactgatgttgggtgagaagacctcACCATGTTCACACTCCAAAGGA
It contains:
- the LOC141106417 gene encoding uncharacterized protein isoform X1, encoding MEAAVTVREEGNRDTPGTLQVYLNENVVTIQPEDSRTYKEHPEIPMEMKSDGSHMTEQILQLTLQIIYLLTGEDYMVVKKISGDLATSTRHPTEKPHPPSLIPERNSKKVLEVINKIVELLTGEVEDVSENVHHHDKDHCDGDPCLLDGCEAESLTLLPMSEASNVFVTQYTKIVDKERLLIECKSQNNSTEKEASNGDCRVLTLTNKQTDTVGTQRGHDFKSHQGGQPEATKGTQTEWPSTYILMYNTNALNIQTPVTKINTAVKIFDKKLANSFGQGTHMNPSPTPKSLTGRSSNQQIDSQEEWTCAECEKIFACKSHLTKHQQMHKEISSKTFSSFTNLDGHQPEQRDNTCWVDCNDSDSQDPSPQRTDNEERVCLSSDSIKTFGGTSNLAECEVHIRDHQAGSYHNGEHQVDNVEGFLDCGQNVVFSSGLDGHQIVNQKKDCGKDFSYKLDLVRHRKFHSGEKRFLCSECGKRFGLKSALMRHQMIHTGEKPFACTMCGKRFNQHSHYIRHQLSHSGKKPFTCVDCSKSFIQKSDLVKHQKGHKGIKLSCPVCRKEFCSKMFLIKHQKCHRESNRAVCSECGKCFTQKSALVVHQRIHTGEKPFSCNDCGKLFNRKSLLVRHQRIHTGEKPFSCQECGKSFTRTTNLVIHQRAHLGEKPYSCPKCAKSFNNNATLLKHQKTHGEDMEVL
- the LOC141106417 gene encoding uncharacterized protein isoform X2, with translation MEAAVTVREEGNRDTPGTLQDYMVVKKISGDLATSTRHPTEKPHPPSLIPERNSKKVLEVINKIVELLTGEVEDVSENVHHHDKDHCDGDPCLLDGCEAESLTLLPMSEASNVFVTQYTKIVDKERLLIECKSQNNSTEKEASNGDCRVLTLTNKQTDTVGTQRGHDFKSHQGGQPEATKGTQTEWPSTYILMYNTNALNIQTPVTKINTAVKIFDKKLANSFGQGTHMNPSPTPKSLTGRSSNQQIDSQEEWTCAECEKIFACKSHLTKHQQMHKEISSKTFSSFTNLDGHQPEQRDNTCWVDCNDSDSQDPSPQRTDNEERVCLSSDSIKTFGGTSNLAECEVHIRDHQAGSYHNGEHQVDNVEGFLDCGQNVVFSSGLDGHQIVNQKKDCGKDFSYKLDLVRHRKFHSGEKRFLCSECGKRFGLKSALMRHQMIHTGEKPFACTMCGKRFNQHSHYIRHQLSHSGKKPFTCVDCSKSFIQKSDLVKHQKGHKGIKLSCPVCRKEFCSKMFLIKHQKCHRESNRAVCSECGKCFTQKSALVVHQRIHTGEKPFSCNDCGKLFNRKSLLVRHQRIHTGEKPFSCQECGKSFTRTTNLVIHQRAHLGEKPYSCPKCAKSFNNNATLLKHQKTHGEDMEVL